From one Streptomyces sp. N50 genomic stretch:
- a CDS encoding SGNH/GDSL hydrolase family protein, whose product MTRMSRARVARRIAAGAAYGGGGVGLVGAAAIGLVLAEVRFVKRHVGNGHAPGSNHVPSADGRYGHVYDTPGEPPIRLTMLGDSTAAGQGVHRAAQTPGALLASGLAAVSERPVELHNVALPGAQSDDLDRQVALALADTTRVPDVCVIMIGANDVTHRMHPTRSVRHLSATVRRLRTAGAEVVVGTCPDLGTVEQVQQPLRWLARRASRQLAAAQTIGTVEQGGRTVSLGDLLGPEFAANPRELFGPDNFHPSAEGYATAAMAVLPTVCAALGLWPAEEDRPDASRREGFLPVARAAAEAASEPGTEVTAAMPTGPRGPWALLKRRKRRRVPEPEAAPSGASGV is encoded by the coding sequence ATGACGAGGATGTCGAGGGCGCGGGTGGCCCGGCGGATCGCGGCCGGTGCGGCGTACGGCGGTGGCGGGGTCGGACTGGTGGGCGCGGCGGCGATCGGGCTGGTGCTGGCCGAGGTCCGCTTCGTGAAGCGCCATGTGGGCAACGGCCATGCGCCGGGCAGCAACCATGTGCCGAGCGCGGACGGCCGGTACGGACATGTCTACGACACCCCGGGTGAACCCCCGATCCGGCTGACCATGCTCGGCGACTCCACGGCGGCGGGCCAGGGTGTCCACCGGGCGGCCCAGACCCCGGGCGCGCTGCTGGCGTCCGGGCTCGCGGCGGTCTCGGAACGCCCGGTCGAGCTGCACAACGTGGCTCTCCCGGGCGCCCAGTCCGACGACCTGGACCGCCAGGTGGCACTCGCCCTCGCGGACACCACCCGGGTGCCCGACGTCTGCGTGATCATGATCGGCGCGAACGACGTCACCCACCGCATGCACCCGACGCGCTCGGTCCGTCACCTCTCGGCGACGGTACGACGGCTGCGCACGGCCGGCGCCGAGGTGGTCGTCGGCACCTGTCCCGACCTCGGGACGGTGGAGCAGGTCCAGCAGCCGCTGCGCTGGCTGGCCCGCCGGGCGTCCAGACAGCTGGCGGCGGCCCAGACGATCGGCACGGTCGAGCAGGGCGGGCGCACGGTGTCGCTGGGCGACCTGCTGGGTCCCGAGTTCGCGGCGAACCCCCGCGAGCTGTTCGGCCCGGACAACTTCCACCCCTCGGCGGAGGGCTACGCGACGGCGGCCATGGCCGTCCTCCCGACGGTGTGCGCCGCGCTGGGCCTCTGGCCGGCCGAGGAGGACCGCCCGGACGCGTCCCGCCGCGAGGGCTTCCTCCCGGTGGCACGGGCCGCCGCGGAGGCGGCTTCGGAGCCGGGGACAGAGGTCACGGCGGCGATGCCGACGGGGCCGCGGGGACCGTGGGCGTTGCTGAAGCGGCGAAAGAGGCGCCGGGTTCCGGAGCCGGAGGCGGCGCCTTCTGGCGCGTCGGGGGTTTGA
- a CDS encoding acetyl-CoA C-acetyltransferase: protein MPEAVIVSTARSPIGRAVKGSLKDLRPDDLTATIIQAALAKIPELDPKLIEDLMLGCGLPGGEQGYNLGRIVAVQMGMDHLPGCTITRYCSSSLQTSRMALHAIKAGEGDVFISAGVEMVSRYAKGSSDGLPGTTNPIFEEAQARTAATAASEGSTWHDPREDGLLPDPYIAMGQTAENLARIKGVTRQDMDEFGVRSQNLAEEAIKNGFWEREITPVTLPDGTVVSKDDGPRAGVTLEGVSGLKPVFRPDGLVTAGNCCPLNDGAAAVVIMSDTKARELGLTPLARIVSTGVSGLSPEIMGLGPVEASKQALGRAGLTVDDIDLFEINEAFAAQVIPSYRDLDIPLEKLNVNGGAIAVGHPFGMTGARITGTLINSLQFHDKQFGLETMCVGGGQGMAMVIERLS from the coding sequence ATGCCCGAAGCCGTCATCGTCTCGACCGCCCGCTCCCCCATCGGCCGCGCCGTCAAGGGCTCCCTCAAGGACCTGCGCCCCGACGACCTCACCGCCACGATCATCCAGGCCGCCCTCGCGAAGATCCCCGAGCTGGACCCGAAGCTCATCGAGGACCTGATGCTCGGCTGCGGCCTCCCCGGCGGCGAGCAGGGCTACAACCTCGGCCGGATCGTCGCCGTACAGATGGGCATGGACCACCTGCCGGGCTGCACGATCACCCGCTACTGTTCCTCGTCGCTCCAGACGAGCCGCATGGCCCTGCACGCCATCAAGGCCGGCGAGGGCGACGTCTTCATCTCGGCCGGCGTCGAGATGGTCTCCCGCTACGCCAAGGGCAGCTCGGACGGCCTCCCCGGCACCACGAACCCGATCTTCGAGGAGGCGCAGGCCCGCACCGCCGCCACCGCCGCGTCCGAGGGCTCGACCTGGCACGACCCGCGTGAGGACGGCCTGCTCCCCGACCCGTACATCGCGATGGGCCAGACCGCGGAGAACCTCGCCCGGATCAAGGGCGTCACCCGCCAGGACATGGACGAGTTCGGCGTCCGTTCGCAGAACCTCGCCGAGGAAGCCATCAAGAACGGCTTCTGGGAGCGCGAGATCACCCCGGTCACGCTGCCCGACGGCACGGTCGTCTCCAAGGACGACGGCCCGCGCGCCGGCGTCACCCTGGAGGGCGTCTCCGGCCTGAAGCCGGTGTTCCGCCCCGACGGCCTGGTCACCGCCGGCAACTGCTGCCCGCTGAACGACGGCGCCGCCGCGGTCGTCATCATGAGCGACACGAAGGCCCGCGAGCTCGGCCTCACGCCCCTCGCCCGGATCGTGTCCACCGGCGTCTCCGGCCTCTCCCCCGAGATCATGGGCCTCGGCCCGGTGGAAGCCTCCAAGCAGGCACTCGGCCGCGCCGGTCTCACCGTCGACGACATCGACCTGTTCGAGATCAACGAGGCGTTCGCCGCCCAGGTGATCCCGTCCTACCGCGACCTGGACATCCCGCTGGAGAAGCTGAACGTGAACGGCGGCGCGATCGCCGTAGGACACCCCTTCGGCATGACCGGCGCCCGCATCACCGGCACGCTGATCAACTCCCTCCAGTTCCACGACAAGCAGTTCGGTCTGGAGACGATGTGCGTCGGCGGCGGCCAGGGCATGGCGATGGTCATCGAGCGCCTCAGCTGA
- a CDS encoding DUF4287 domain-containing protein, with protein MSQVFSQETHRNMLARIPHCTGREVSDWLRTVDEGPALFRFEEKVSWLRAEHDLAYGHAKAIIHEYDLRRAARKLL; from the coding sequence ATGTCCCAAGTGTTCTCCCAGGAGACCCACCGCAACATGCTCGCCCGCATCCCCCACTGCACCGGTCGTGAAGTGTCCGACTGGCTGCGCACCGTCGACGAAGGCCCCGCCCTCTTCCGCTTCGAGGAGAAGGTCAGCTGGCTCCGCGCCGAGCACGACCTCGCGTACGGCCACGCCAAGGCGATCATTCACGAGTACGACCTGAGGAGGGCCGCGCGCAAACTGCTCTAG
- a CDS encoding Bax inhibitor-1/YccA family protein encodes MRSRNPVFSRRGFSRDNGYAGFNTAPQAGGPAVGTQGNPYAGGNPYAQNPYAQQDLQQGAPPQAPATTGRMTMDDVVLRTGTTLGTLIVTAALAWALLPVDDANIGRSYGIGIGAALVAMVLAFVQSFKRKPVPALILSYAALEGVFLGVVSSVVDNRIASGAAMQAVIGTMAVFAGVLIAYRAGWIRVNRRFYGFVMAAALGFVLLMVVNLLFAVFGGGDGLGFRSGPLGIFFGVVGIILGACFLALDFKQVEDGIAYGAPKEEAWLAAFGLTLTLVWIYMEFLRLLSILNSNN; translated from the coding sequence ATGAGGAGCAGAAACCCGGTCTTCTCGCGACGGGGGTTCAGCCGCGACAACGGCTACGCGGGCTTCAACACCGCGCCGCAGGCCGGGGGCCCCGCCGTGGGCACGCAGGGCAACCCCTACGCGGGCGGCAACCCGTACGCGCAGAACCCGTACGCCCAGCAGGACCTTCAGCAGGGCGCGCCGCCGCAGGCCCCGGCCACCACCGGCCGGATGACCATGGACGACGTGGTCCTGCGCACCGGCACCACCCTCGGCACGCTGATCGTGACGGCCGCCCTCGCCTGGGCGCTGCTCCCGGTCGACGACGCCAACATCGGCCGTTCGTACGGCATCGGTATCGGTGCCGCGCTGGTCGCGATGGTCCTGGCGTTCGTCCAGTCCTTCAAGCGCAAGCCCGTCCCGGCGCTGATCCTGTCGTACGCCGCGCTGGAAGGCGTCTTCCTCGGCGTCGTCTCCAGCGTCGTCGACAACCGCATCGCGAGCGGCGCGGCCATGCAGGCCGTGATCGGCACGATGGCGGTCTTCGCCGGCGTCCTCATCGCGTACCGCGCGGGCTGGATCCGCGTGAACCGCCGGTTCTACGGCTTCGTGATGGCGGCCGCGCTCGGCTTCGTGCTGCTGATGGTCGTGAACCTGCTGTTCGCGGTGTTCGGCGGCGGTGACGGCCTCGGCTTCCGCAGCGGCCCGCTCGGCATCTTCTTCGGCGTCGTCGGCATCATCCTCGGCGCGTGCTTCCTCGCCCTCGACTTCAAGCAGGTCGAGGACGGGATCGCCTACGGCGCGCCCAAGGAAGAGGCCTGGCTCGCGGCCTTCGGGCTCACGCTGACGCTGGTGTGGATCTACATGGAGTTCCTGCGGCTCCTGTCGATCCTGAACAGCAACAACTAG